One window of Nicotiana tomentosiformis chromosome 11, ASM39032v3, whole genome shotgun sequence genomic DNA carries:
- the LOC104102501 gene encoding uncharacterized protein isoform X1 yields MASSGTMNKIERAHLMYREGKYAEALGFYTDALSLTKTKSQKIALHSNRAACFLKLHDFKKAADECTLVLELDQKHTGALMLRAQTLVTLKEYHSALFDVNRLIELNPSSEMYQNLHSRLKTQLSLAPIPEAEVEFEEDENEDEEEQCTNKETNEGDVGKDDRDVMEASAGEAESGTVELTTEVGDAQTAEKSSEQQSTSWEAIPQPKGHSRLDYSRWDRVEDESSEDDHDDDDDDEEDSQPQFRLRFKTTGVRAVK; encoded by the exons ATGGCATCATCAGGTACCATGAACAAGATCGAGAGAGCACACCTGATGTACAGAGAAGGCAAATACGCGGAAGCCCTGGGTTTTTATACAGACGCGCTTTCTTTGACCAAGACCAAGTCCCAAAAGATCGCTCTCCACAGCAATCGCGCTGCTTGTTTCCTCAAACTTCACGATTTCAAAAAG GCAGCGGATGAATGTACATTGGTGCTTGAACTAGATCAGAAACACACAGGTGCGCTGATGTTGCGCGCTCAAACCTTAGTCACCCTCAAGGAGTACCATTCAGCACTTTTCGATGTCAATAGGCTGATTGAGTTGAATCCATCATCAGAAATGTATCAAAATCTTCATTCCCGTTTGAAGACACAACTG TCACTTGCTCCAATACCTGAAGCTGAAGTAGAGTTCGAAGAAGATGAGAATGAAGATGAGGAAGAACAATGTACTAATAAAGAAACCAATGAAGGTGATGTAGGGAAAGACGACAGAGATGTCATGGAAGCAAGCGCAGGAGAAGCTGAGTCTGGAACTGTCGAACTGACAACTGAAGTTGGTGATGCTCAGACAGCTGAAAAATCATCTGAACAACAGTCCACTAGCTGGGAAGCAATTCCACAGCCAAAGGGACATTCACGGCTTGACTATTCTAGATGGGACAGGGTGGAAGATGAGTCTAGTGAAGATGACCATGACGATGACGATGACGATGAAGAGGATTCTCAGCCGCAATTTAGACTCCGCTTCAAGACTACTGGTGTGCGAGCTGTtaagtaa
- the LOC104102501 gene encoding uncharacterized protein isoform X2: MNKIERAHLMYREGKYAEALGFYTDALSLTKTKSQKIALHSNRAACFLKLHDFKKAADECTLVLELDQKHTGALMLRAQTLVTLKEYHSALFDVNRLIELNPSSEMYQNLHSRLKTQLSLAPIPEAEVEFEEDENEDEEEQCTNKETNEGDVGKDDRDVMEASAGEAESGTVELTTEVGDAQTAEKSSEQQSTSWEAIPQPKGHSRLDYSRWDRVEDESSEDDHDDDDDDEEDSQPQFRLRFKTTGVRAVK, translated from the exons ATGAACAAGATCGAGAGAGCACACCTGATGTACAGAGAAGGCAAATACGCGGAAGCCCTGGGTTTTTATACAGACGCGCTTTCTTTGACCAAGACCAAGTCCCAAAAGATCGCTCTCCACAGCAATCGCGCTGCTTGTTTCCTCAAACTTCACGATTTCAAAAAG GCAGCGGATGAATGTACATTGGTGCTTGAACTAGATCAGAAACACACAGGTGCGCTGATGTTGCGCGCTCAAACCTTAGTCACCCTCAAGGAGTACCATTCAGCACTTTTCGATGTCAATAGGCTGATTGAGTTGAATCCATCATCAGAAATGTATCAAAATCTTCATTCCCGTTTGAAGACACAACTG TCACTTGCTCCAATACCTGAAGCTGAAGTAGAGTTCGAAGAAGATGAGAATGAAGATGAGGAAGAACAATGTACTAATAAAGAAACCAATGAAGGTGATGTAGGGAAAGACGACAGAGATGTCATGGAAGCAAGCGCAGGAGAAGCTGAGTCTGGAACTGTCGAACTGACAACTGAAGTTGGTGATGCTCAGACAGCTGAAAAATCATCTGAACAACAGTCCACTAGCTGGGAAGCAATTCCACAGCCAAAGGGACATTCACGGCTTGACTATTCTAGATGGGACAGGGTGGAAGATGAGTCTAGTGAAGATGACCATGACGATGACGATGACGATGAAGAGGATTCTCAGCCGCAATTTAGACTCCGCTTCAAGACTACTGGTGTGCGAGCTGTtaagtaa